The Verrucomicrobiota bacterium genome segment AGGTCCTGGGCGACGTCGTCGAGATCGTGCTGGTTCAGGCCGAGCTGGCGGATCGAGGCGCGCGCCTTGAGGTCCGCGGTGGTCGCGCCGAGCGTTCTCATGCCGAGCACGGTGCGCGCGACGGCGCTCGCGGCGTCGAGCACGGCGGCGGCGACCGTCGCCTCGCGTCCGAAGCGCTGGAGGCCGGGCGCCTCGAGGTCGTGGGCGTACATGACAGCGCCCTGCATCCACGCGGGCAGCCGCCACACGGCCAGCGCCACGGCGCCGACCTCCGCACCCGAGGATCCGAACGCCTCGCGCTCGACGTCGTGGGCGTCGACGTGCTCGCTGAACTGGAGGTCGGCGAGACGGCCGTATTCCTCGGGCCGGTTGTGAAGCAGCACCATCGAGCCCAGGGCGGACGCGAGCCCGAGCGCGTGGAGCGCGGCAGGCTTGCCGTGGTGCGCGGCGCGGCCAACAAGAGTCGCGGCGCTCGCGGCGGCGATCGCCTCGTGCCAGAGCTCGACCTGGACGGGGCGCGAGAAATCGAAGGCGTCGTGCACCCCCTGGGCGACCACCCCGCTGCGCAACCCGTCGGCGCCGAGCACAACGAGGGCGAGATTGAGGTTCTGCACCGGCTTGGGCGGCGCGAACACGAGCGTGTTGGCGAAGCGGATAAGCTTCTGCGCCAGGGCGGGGTGGCGCGAGATCTCTCGGACGAGCTGGTGCATGTAGGTTCGGGGCTGGGCAACCACGTCGAGCAGGCGCGCAAGCTCGCCCGTGAGCGCGGGGAACCGCAGGCCGGCGTGGCGAAGCCGCTCGAAATACCGCCGGCGTTCCGGGTCCGGCGGGGCAAGCGCGTCGAGCACGTCGTCGAGCGCGGTGCGCTGCCGCGGTGGGGCTTGGGGCGCCATCGTAACCGTGCCGTGGAACGCCTCGACCGGTACCTCGACAAGGGCTTCGGGCGCGGGCGGTTCTTCTTCGGTTTCGGATTCGGTCTGGAGTTCCTGTGCGGGCGGTGCGGGCGCTGCCGCCTGCTCGAGGGGTTCGGGCTCCGAGACCTCGGGGTGCGCGGGCGGAGGCGGAGCGACCTCTTCGTCCGGCAGCGCGTAGGACGGCTCGGTGATCACCGGCTCCTCCTCGTCGAGGACAAGCCCGGATCGTTCGGCGGACAGGCCACGGAACTCGAGCACCTCGCGCGCGTCGCGCGCGGCGGCGGCCAGGCGATAGACCCAGATCGTGAAGACGACGAGGCCGAACACCAACGCGACGACGAGCAGGATGCCGACGGTGTTGAACAGGTTGTGCTTGGCCTGGACCTCGTTCTCGTAGTGCGAGACGTCGGGCGGCGTCTCGCCCCGGGCGGATTCGAGCACCTCGACCTGGCGCGTGCGGGCCGTCTCGACGTCCTGGTGCAGCTTGAGCAGGGTGATCGTTAAGAGAATGACGATGAGGAGCCACACGGAGAAGGTGATGACGTTGACGGCGACCGACTTCATCGTGCCTGCTCCGAGTCGGCTCGCTCCGTGCTCAGGCGTTCGACTTCGGCCACAAGCTCGTCGACAAACGCCTCCTCGCGCACGCGGCGGACGGCTTCGCCGCGACGGAACAGCGTGCCCATACCATCGCCGGCGGCGGCGATGCCCACGTCGGCTTCGGCCGCCTCGCCGGGGCCGTTGACCTCGCAGCCCATAACGGCGACGGTCACCGGCAGGCTGAACCCCGCGAGGCGGGCTTCAACCTGCTGAGCGATGGCGACGATGTCGGCCTTGGTGCGACCGCACGTCGGGCACGAGACGACGAGCGGGCCGAAGCGTCGCAGCTCGAGCGCCTCGAGGATGGCGCGTGCGGCGTGGATCTCCTCGACCGGATCGCCCGTGAGCGAGACGCGCACGGTGTCGCCGATGCCCTCGGCAAGCAGCACGCCGAGACCGACGGCCGAACGCGCGACGCCCGTGCGCGGCGTGCCGGCGGCGGTCACGCCCAGGTGGAGCGGGTAGTCGCACTGCGCGGCCATGAGCCGGTAGGCGGCGATCGTCTCGACGACGCTCGAAGCCTTGAGCGAGATGACGAGGTCGCGAAAGCCGGCGTCCTCGATCAGCGCGACGTAGTCGGCCACACGCTGGACCATGACCTCGGTGGCGGCGCGGGCGCCGGCAAGTCTGGCGCGTTCGCTGCGGTGCAGGATGGAACCGGAGTTGGCGCCGACGCGGACCGGGATGCCGGCCTCGCCCGCGGCCCGCACAACGGCGCGCACGTCGTCCGGCTTGCGCGTGTTGCCGGGATTGAGGCGCACCTTGTGGACGCCAGCCTCAATCGCCTTGAGCGCGAGCGCGGCGCGGAAGTGGATGTCGGCTACGACAGGGACGGGACTATGGCGAACGATCTCGGCAAGCGTAGCGGCCGCTTCGTCGTCGGGCACGGCACAGCGCACGATCTCGCAGCCGGCGATGGCGAGCCGCTCGATCTGGGCGAGCGTGGCGCGCGCGTCCGCCGTCGGCATCGTCGTCATCGACTGGACGCTCACCG includes the following:
- a CDS encoding HDOD domain-containing protein; this translates as MKSVAVNVITFSVWLLIVILLTITLLKLHQDVETARTRQVEVLESARGETPPDVSHYENEVQAKHNLFNTVGILLVVALVFGLVVFTIWVYRLAAAARDAREVLEFRGLSAERSGLVLDEEEPVITEPSYALPDEEVAPPPPAHPEVSEPEPLEQAAAPAPPAQELQTESETEEEPPAPEALVEVPVEAFHGTVTMAPQAPPRQRTALDDVLDALAPPDPERRRYFERLRHAGLRFPALTGELARLLDVVAQPRTYMHQLVREISRHPALAQKLIRFANTLVFAPPKPVQNLNLALVVLGADGLRSGVVAQGVHDAFDFSRPVQVELWHEAIAAASAATLVGRAAHHGKPAALHALGLASALGSMVLLHNRPEEYGRLADLQFSEHVDAHDVEREAFGSSGAEVGAVALAVWRLPAWMQGAVMYAHDLEAPGLQRFGREATVAAAVLDAASAVARTVLGMRTLGATTADLKARASIRQLGLNQHDLDDVAQDLRDMYAEQRSFL
- the ispG gene encoding flavodoxin-dependent (E)-4-hydroxy-3-methylbut-2-enyl-diphosphate synthase, with amino-acid sequence MERRTTRQVHVGRVAIGGGAPVSVQSMTTMPTADARATLAQIERLAIAGCEIVRCAVPDDEAAATLAEIVRHSPVPVVADIHFRAALALKAIEAGVHKVRLNPGNTRKPDDVRAVVRAAGEAGIPVRVGANSGSILHRSERARLAGARAATEVMVQRVADYVALIEDAGFRDLVISLKASSVVETIAAYRLMAAQCDYPLHLGVTAAGTPRTGVARSAVGLGVLLAEGIGDTVRVSLTGDPVEEIHAARAILEALELRRFGPLVVSCPTCGRTKADIVAIAQQVEARLAGFSLPVTVAVMGCEVNGPGEAAEADVGIAAAGDGMGTLFRRGEAVRRVREEAFVDELVAEVERLSTERADSEQAR